In Cellulomonas sp. JZ18, the DNA window TCCTCGTGGTCGTCCTGGCCGCCGCCACCGCCGCCGGCCTGCGTCTGCTCGGGATGCCCTGACGCGGCGCGCGCACGCTCGCCGGGGTGCGTCGCGCCGCTACCGTGCGCACGTGATCGTGTCCTCGCGCAGCGAGCAGGAGTACCGCGCGTTCTTCGCCCTCGGCGACGACGACCTCGCCGGTCGCGTGCTCGACTGCTCGGCGGGCGCGTCGGGGTTCACCGCGGCCGTCGGCGCGGCGGGCGGCGACGTCACGGCCGTCGACCCCGTGTACGCCGACCCGCAGGCCCTCCGGGACACCGTCGAGCGGTCGGCGGCCGCGGGTGCGGCGCTGGTCGACGCCCACGACGACCGGTTCACGTGGTCCTGGTACGGCAGCCCACAGCGGCACCGGGCACTGCGCGACGCGGCACTCGCCACCTTCCTGGAGGACCTCGCGGCCCGGCCGGAGCGCTACGTCGTCGGGAGCCTGCCCGACCTGCCGTTCCCGGACGGCGCCTTCGACCTCGCGCTCTGCTCCCACCTGCTGTTCACCTGGGCCGACGTCCTCGACGCCCCCTGGCACCACGCGGCGCTGACCGAGCTCCTGCGGGTCGCGCACGAGGTCCGCGTCTTCCCGCTCGTGCAGCGCGGCGCGGGCGAGCCGGTCGGGTTCCTCCCGGCGCTGCTGGACACGCTGCGGGACGAGGGCCGCTGCGTCCAGGTCGTGCCGGTGCCGTACGAGTTCCAGGTCGGCGCCGACCGGATGCTCGTCGTGCGGCGATGAGCCACCCGGCCGCGGTGCCCCGCGCCGCGGTCCGGCGGCGTCGGCCGTCGCCCGCGCGGCGACTACCCTGACGGGGTGTCGCTGCTGACCCCCGCCGCCGACGTCTCCGTCCGCCCCGCCGTCCCGGGCGACGAGCGCGAGGTCGCGCGCATCCAGCTGGCGGCGTGGCGGACCGCGCACGCCGACGTGCTGGGCGAGGCCGTCCTCGACGCGCTCGACGAGGCGGCGTTCGCGGCGCAGTGGGAACGCGCCATCACCGCCCCGCCCGGTCCGGGCTTCCGCGTCCTCGTCGCGTGCGCAGGACCGCGCGTCGTCGGCTTCGCGTCGGTCGCGCCGGTATCCGCACCCGAGCCGACCGAGCCGCCGGCCGGCGTCGTCCTCGCGCTCGAGGTCGACCCCGCCGCGCAGCGCGCGGGCCACGGGTCGCGCCTCCTGGCGGCGGTGGTCGACCTGCTGCGCGCCGACGGCGCGGACCAGGTGCAGACGTGGGTCATGGACGGGGACGACGCGCGCGTCCGCTTCCTGGCGGGCGCGGGCCTCGGCCCGGACGGCCTGACGCGGCGGCTCGCGACCGGCCCGGGGCCGGACGAGGAGGCGCACGTCGTGGCCGAGCACCGCTGGTACGCGGCGATCTGACCTCGCCCCGCGCGGGGCGCTCGTGCCCCGCGCAGCCGGTCGCGCCGGCGGTCAGGGCAGATCGGTGGGCGCTGCGGGGTCCCCCGCGCGCAGCCGCGACGCCGTGCGCAGGGCCGCGCGGGCGCGCCGGCGGTCCCCCGCCGCGTCGTAGGCGAAGCCGAGGTGGAACCACGCCTCCCAGTCCCCCGGCGCGGCCTCGACGCGCGCACGGTGCACGTCGAACGCGGCACGCGCGGCCGCCCGGTCGACGCGACCGCCCGGCGAGCGGGGCAGGTCGTCGACGGGGAGGCGACCGGCGGCGGCGAGCTCGTCCGCCATGCGCTGCACGCGCGCGGCCAGCACCCACTCGCGCCCGACCAGCGCCACGACGATCAGCGGCGCCACCAGCAGGGCGACGCCGAGCACCACGGCCACGGGCTGCCCGGTGGCCACCAGCTGCACGGCCCGGATGCCGACGACGACGACGTAGAGGGCCAGCAGCGCCGTGAGCGCGAGCGCCGCCCAGAGCCCCGACCTGGACCGCCGCGTCGTGCCGTCGCTCATGCGTGCAGGTCGAGGAACGGCTCGAGCCCGACCGTCAGCCCGGGCCGGTGCGGGACCCGGCGCACGGCGAGGACGACACCCGGCATGAAGCTCGCGCGGTCGAACGAGTCGTGCCGGATCGTCAGCTGCTCGCCGACGTTGCCGAACAGGATCTCCTCGTGCGCCACGAGGCCGCGCAGGCGGACGGCGTGCACGCGCACGCCGTCGACGTCCGCACCGCGCGCGCCGTCCAGGGCCTGCGTCGTCGCGTCCGGGGCGGGACCGAGGCCCGCGGCCGCCCGGGCCCGCGCGATCCCCTCGGCCGTGTGCCGTGCCGTGCCCGACGGCGCGTCGACCTTGTCGGGGTGGTGCAGCTCGACGACCTCGGCGGACTCGAACCAGCGCGCGGCCTGCCGCGCGAACGCCATCGCGAGCACGGCGCCGAGCGCGAAGTTCGGCACCACCGCGACGCCCACGTCCGGGGCCCGCACGAGGTGGTCGCGCACCCGGGCGAGGGACTCCTCGGTCCAGCCGGTCGTGCCGACGACGCAGTGGACCCCGGCGTCGACGAGCGCGTGCACGTTCTGCTCGGTCACGGCGGGGACGGTGAAGTCGACGGCGACCTGGGCGCCCGACGCGGCCACGGCCCGCAGGTCTCCCCCGGACTCCAGCTGGGCGACGAGCTCGAGGCCCTCGGTCTCCTGCACGGTCCGCACGACGGTGGACCCCATGCGACCGGCCGCACCCAGCACGGCCACGCGGATCGGTTCGCTCACGGGCAGCCACCCTAGCCGCCCGCGGGGGTCGTCCCCCGCCCCGTCCGCGCCCGCCGCACCCGTGCACGGACGGGTGGGTCGGTACCGGTCCGGGCCCGGGTCAGTCCCCGAACGGACCGACGCGGACCACCGAGCGCGGAGCGGCGGCCAGCTCGGCGGCGAGCTCCTGCACCTCGGCCGCCGTGACGGCGCGGATGCGCTCCAGCGACTCGTCGAGGCTCAGCAGCTCGCCGTGCACGAGCTCGGCCTTGCCGAGCCTGCTCATGCGCGAGCCGGTGTCCTCCATGCCGAGGACGAGACCGCCGGACAGCTGCCCGACGGACCGTGCGAGCTCCGCCGCGTCCATCGGCGCGTCCGCCATCCGCTCGAGCTCGGCGACCATGAGGTCCGTGACCTGGTCCACCTTGGCGGGCGTGCAGCCCGCGTAGAGGCCGAACAGGCCCGTGTCCGCGTGCCCGGTGGCGAACGAGTACGTCGAGTACGCCAGGCCGCGCTTCTCGCGCACCTCCTGGAACAGCCGCGACGACATGCCCCCGCCCAGGGCCGCGTTCAGCACCGAGAGCGCGAAGCGCCGCGGGTCCGTCGCCGTCAGGCACAGCCCGCCGACGATGACGTTCGCCTGCTCCGTCTGACGCCGCACCGTCAGCTCGACGGGACCGGCCCCCGGGACCGCGTCGGAGGGGGTCCGCCGCGCGGCCGGGGCGGACTGCGCGCCGAGCGTCCACCCGCCCGCCGTCAGCGCGTCGACGACCTGCGCGCACAGCGCGTCGTGGTCGACACCGCCCGCCGCCGTGACGACCAGGGTCTCCGGCCGGTAGTGCTCGCGGTAGTGCTCCCACACGGCGTCACGCGGCACGGAGCGGATCGTGTGCGGGGTGCCGCCGATGGGGCGGCCCAGCGGGGTGTCGCCGAAGACCGCGGTGGCGAACTGCTCGTGCGCGACGTCGCTCGGGTCGTCGTCGTTCATGGCGAGCTCTTCGAGGATGACCCCGCGCTCGGTCTCCAGCTCGTCCGCGTCGAGCCGCGCCGACGTGACCATGTCGGCGATGACGTCCAGCGCCATCGGGACGTCGGCGTCGAGCACGCGCGCGTAGTAGCAGGTGTGCTCCTTGCCGGTCGCGGCGTTCGCCTCGCCGCCGACCGCGTCGAACGCCTCGGCGATGTCCATCGCCGTGCGCCGGGCGGTGCCCTTGAACAGCAGGTGCTCGAGGAAGTGCGTCGAGCCGTAGTGGCCCGACGTCTCGTCGCGCGAGCCGACGCCGACCCACGCACCCACCGTGGCCGAGCGCAGACCGGGCATGTGCTCGGTCAGCACCCGGACCCCGCCGGGCAGGACGGTGCGCCGCACACGGGCGTCACCGTCCTGCCCGACGACCAGCTCGGCGCCCGGCGAGCGCGGGGCGACGAGCGGGAGGTCCTGGGGCACGTCAGGCGTCGGCGGCAGCGGGCTCGGCCGCCGCGGTCTCGCCCTCGGCGCCGGCCTCGGCCTCGTCGACCACCGCGTGCAGCGAGAGCTTGCCGCGCGGGTCGATCTCGCCGATCTCGACCTGGACCTTCTGCCCGATCTTGACGACGTCCTCGACGTTCTCGACGCGCTTGCCGCCCACGAGCTTGCGGATCTGCGAGATGTGCAGCAGACCGTCCTTGCCCGGCGACAGCGAGATGAACGCGCCGAAGGTCGTCGTCTTCACCACGGTGCCGACGAAGCGCTCGCCGACCTCGGGCATGTGCGGGTTCGCGATCGCGTTGATCGCCGCCCGCGCGGCCTCGGCGGACGGGCCGTCCGTCGCGCCGATGTAGACCGTGCCGTCGTCCTCGATGGAGATGTCGGCGCCGGTCTCCTCCTGGATCTGGTTGATCATCTTGCCCTTGGGGCCGATGACCTCGCCGATCTTGTCGACCGGCACCTTCACCGTGATGACGCGCGGCGCGAACGGGCTCATCTCGTCCGGCACGTCGATCGCCTCGGCGATGACGTCGAGGATCGCGAGGCGCGCCTCCTTGGCCTGCGTCAGCGCGCCGGCCAGGACGGAGGCCGGGATGCCGTCGAGCTTGGTGTCGAGCTGGATGGCGGTGACGAACTCGCGCGTGCCGGCGACCTTGAAGTCCATGTCGCCGAACGCGTCCTCGGCGCCGAGGATGTCGGTGAGCGCCGCGTAGCGGGTCTCACCGTCGACCGTGTCGGACACGAGACCCATCGCGATGCCCGCGACCGGCGCGCGCAGCGGCACACCGGCGTTGAGCAGCGACAGCGTCGCGGCGCAGACGGAGCCCATCGACGTCGAGCCGTTGGAGCCGAGCGCCTCGGAGACCTGGCGGATCGCGTAGGGGAACTCCTCGCGCGACGGCAGGACCGGGACGATCGCGCGCTCGGCGAGCGCGCCGTGGCCGATCTCGCGGCGCTTCGGCGAACCGACGCGGCCCGTCTCGCCCGTGGAGAACGGCGGGAAGTTGTAGTGGTGCATGTACCGCTTGCGCGTCTCCGGCGACAGCGTGTCGAGCTGCTGCTCCATCCGGAGCATGTTCAGCGTCGTGACGCCGAGGATCTGCGTCTCGCCGCGCTCGAACAGCGCCGAGCCGTGCGTGCGGGGCAGCACCTCGACCTCGGCCGAGAGCGTGCGGATGTCGCGCAGGCCACGGCCGTCGATGCGGAAGCCGTCGGTGAGGATCCGCTGGCGGATGAGCTTCTTCTGCAGCGAGCGGTAGGCCGCGCCGACCTCCTTCTCGCGCCCCTCGAACTGGGCGGCGAGCTCGGCCTGGACCTCGGCCTTGATCTCGTCGAGACGGTTCTCGCGCTCCTGCTTGCCCGCGATCTGCAGCGCGGCGGACAGACGCTCGGTGGCGCCCTGCTCGACGGCGGCGTACACGTCGTCCTGGTAGTCCGGGAACGTCGGGAAGGTCTGCGTCTCCTTGGCGGACTGCGCCGCCAGCTCCATCTGCGCCGTGACCAGCGCCTTGATGAACGGCTTGGACGCCTCGAGGCCCTCGGCCACGACGGCCTCGGTCGGGGCGACGCCGCCCTCGTTCTTGATGAGGTTCCAGGACTTCTCGGGCGCCTCGGCCTCGATCATCGCGATGGCGACGTCGCCGCCCTCGACGACGCGACCGGCGACGACGATCTCGAACGTGGCCCGCTCGCGCTCCGTGTAGCGCGGGAACGCGACCCACTGGCCGTCGATCAGCGCGATGCGCACGGCACCGACGGGACCGGAGAACGGCAGGCCGGAGATCTGGGTGCTGATCGACGCGGCGTTGATCGCCAGCACGTCGTATGCGTCGTCGGGGTTGATCGACAGGACCGTCACGACGACCTGGACCTCGTTGCGCAGGCCCTTGACGAACAGGGGGCGCAGCGGGCGGTCGATCAGGCGGCAGGCGAGGATCGCCTCGGTCGAGGGACGGCCCTCGCGGCGGAAGAACGAGCCGGGGATCTTGCCGGCGGCGTACTGGCGCTCCTCGACGTCGACCGTCAGGGGGAAGAAGTCGAAGCCCTCGCGCGGGTGCTTGCCGGCCGTCGTGGCCGACAGCAGCATCGTGTCGTCGTCGAGGTAGGCGACGGCCGAGCCGGCGGCCTGCTTGGCGAGGCGGCCGGTCTCGAAGCGGACGGTGCGGGTGCCGAAGCGACCGTTGTCGATCGTGGCCTCGGCGAACTGGATCTCGGGACCCTCCACGGGTGCCCTCCTTTGTCATCGAAGGCGCCGGCCTGACCGCGGCGGTCTTCGATCGAGGCCCCCGCACGCGAGGTGCGTCCCGGGGGCCACTACCGAGGACCGGACGAGCGGGTCGGCGCGGTGGTTCCGTGCTGGTGGTGCGGCGGCACCCGTCAGGGTGCCCGGTCCTGCGCCCCGGGGCCGCCCGACGGACGGCCCCGGATGCAGGACCAGCCCGGACCGAGCGGTCCGGGCTGGTGCGGTTCGGTCAGCGACGCAGGCCGAGCCGCTCGATGATGCTGCGGTAGCGGTTGATGTCGACCTTCTGCAGGTAGCCCAGCAGACGGCGACGGCGACCGACGAGGAGCAGCAGACCACGACGGCTGTGGTGGTCGTGCTTGTGCGTCTTCAGGTGCTCCGTCAGGTCCTTGATGCGCTGCGTCAGGACGGCGATCTGGACCTCGGGCGAGCCGGTGTCGCCCTCGTGGGTGGCGTACTCGGCCATGATGGACTGCTTCGTGGCAGTGTCGAGCGACACGGTGCTCCTCAGGATTCTCGTTGCGCGGTGCGCCGGGGCATGTCCACCCGGGCTCTCTCGGTCCGCGGCCGGTCGTACGGCGCTGACCACTCTACCAGCACGACCGCGTGCCGCCGCTGGTCAGGCCCGTCAGCCGTGCAGGACGCGCCGCACGTCCTCGACGTCGCGGGCCATCTGCACGAGCAGCGCGTCGACCCCGTCGAACCGGACGGTCGGGCGCAGCCGCTCCACGAGGTCGAGCACGACCTCCTCGTCGTACAGGTCGAGGTCCGTCCGGTCGAGCACGTACGCCTCGACCCGGCGCTCCACGCCGTCGAACGTGGGGTTCGTGCCGATGGACACCGCCGCCGGCAGCACCCGGTCCGGGTCGTCGGCGCCGACCACGCTGCCGTCCGCGCGCCGCACGCGGCGCAGCCACCCCGCGTACACCCCGTCGGCCGGCACCATCCCGGTCGCGTCCCGCGAGAGGTTCGCCGTCGGGTAGCCCAGCTCGCGTCCGCGTGCGTCGCCGTGCACGACGAGGCCGCGCACCCGGTGCGGGCGCCCCAGCACGCGCGCCGCCTGCACGACGTCGCCCGCCGCCAGCAGCTCGCGGACCCACGTCGACGACCAGCGGCGGCGCAGCGCGTCCGCCGCCCGGTCCTCCGCGCTGCCGGGGTCCGCCGCCACGGACGGCGTGACGTCGTCGATGACCTCGACCGTGAAGCCGTACCGCTCCCCCAGCGCGCGCATCGTCGCGAGGTCGCCCGAGTTCTGCCAGCCGAAGCGCACGTCGCGCCCGACGACGACGGTCGCGGCGTGCAGCGCGTCCACGAGCCAGCGCCGCACGAACTCCTCGGGCGACTGGCGCGCGAACTCCAGCGTGTAGGTGACCAGGAGCACCGCGTCGAGCCCGGTGCCCTCGAGCAGCTCGAGCCGGTCCTCGTCCCCCAGCAGCCGCGGTGGCGCGTCGTCGGGCCGGTGCACGGCGAGCGGGTGCGGCGTGAACGTCACCGCCACCGCGTGCGCGTGCGCCGCACGGGCGTCGGCCACCATGCGCGTCAGCACCGCGACGTGCCCGCGGTGCACGCCGTCGAAGTTCCCGATCGTCACGACCGACCGGCCCCAGTCGTCGGGCACCTGCGACAGCTCGGTCCAGACCTGCACCCACGCTCCCGGGTCGACGTCCCGCCCGCCGGTCGGCGGGTCCGACGGACAAGACTGCCACCTGCGGGGCGTCGCGCGTGCACCGCCCGCCCGCCCGGCCGGCGCCGGCGCACTCCCCGGCGCGCGGACGCCCGCCCCGGTCCCCGTGACGTCGCACGGGACCGGGGCGGGCGCCGGGGGGTCAGCGACCGAGGCGCACCGTGAGGGCGGCGGGCTGGGTCGCGGCCGAGCCTGCCGCGTTGGTGAACACGGCTCGGTACTGCGTCCCGTACGCGAGCGGCGTCACCGGCACGCGCAGGGTGCTGCTGCTCGCGAACGGCACCGGCAGCCACGGGCCGCGGAACCACCGCACCTGCC includes these proteins:
- a CDS encoding pitrilysin family protein produces the protein MPQDLPLVAPRSPGAELVVGQDGDARVRRTVLPGGVRVLTEHMPGLRSATVGAWVGVGSRDETSGHYGSTHFLEHLLFKGTARRTAMDIAEAFDAVGGEANAATGKEHTCYYARVLDADVPMALDVIADMVTSARLDADELETERGVILEELAMNDDDPSDVAHEQFATAVFGDTPLGRPIGGTPHTIRSVPRDAVWEHYREHYRPETLVVTAAGGVDHDALCAQVVDALTAGGWTLGAQSAPAARRTPSDAVPGAGPVELTVRRQTEQANVIVGGLCLTATDPRRFALSVLNAALGGGMSSRLFQEVREKRGLAYSTYSFATGHADTGLFGLYAGCTPAKVDQVTDLMVAELERMADAPMDAAELARSVGQLSGGLVLGMEDTGSRMSRLGKAELVHGELLSLDESLERIRAVTAAEVQELAAELAAAPRSVVRVGPFGD
- a CDS encoding bifunctional riboflavin kinase/FAD synthetase yields the protein MQVWTELSQVPDDWGRSVVTIGNFDGVHRGHVAVLTRMVADARAAHAHAVAVTFTPHPLAVHRPDDAPPRLLGDEDRLELLEGTGLDAVLLVTYTLEFARQSPEEFVRRWLVDALHAATVVVGRDVRFGWQNSGDLATMRALGERYGFTVEVIDDVTPSVAADPGSAEDRAADALRRRWSSTWVRELLAAGDVVQAARVLGRPHRVRGLVVHGDARGRELGYPTANLSRDATGMVPADGVYAGWLRRVRRADGSVVGADDPDRVLPAAVSIGTNPTFDGVERRVEAYVLDRTDLDLYDEEVVLDLVERLRPTVRFDGVDALLVQMARDVEDVRRVLHG
- the rpsO gene encoding 30S ribosomal protein S15 — translated: MSLDTATKQSIMAEYATHEGDTGSPEVQIAVLTQRIKDLTEHLKTHKHDHHSRRGLLLLVGRRRRLLGYLQKVDINRYRSIIERLGLRR
- a CDS encoding polyribonucleotide nucleotidyltransferase, whose product is MEGPEIQFAEATIDNGRFGTRTVRFETGRLAKQAAGSAVAYLDDDTMLLSATTAGKHPREGFDFFPLTVDVEERQYAAGKIPGSFFRREGRPSTEAILACRLIDRPLRPLFVKGLRNEVQVVVTVLSINPDDAYDVLAINAASISTQISGLPFSGPVGAVRIALIDGQWVAFPRYTERERATFEIVVAGRVVEGGDVAIAMIEAEAPEKSWNLIKNEGGVAPTEAVVAEGLEASKPFIKALVTAQMELAAQSAKETQTFPTFPDYQDDVYAAVEQGATERLSAALQIAGKQERENRLDEIKAEVQAELAAQFEGREKEVGAAYRSLQKKLIRQRILTDGFRIDGRGLRDIRTLSAEVEVLPRTHGSALFERGETQILGVTTLNMLRMEQQLDTLSPETRKRYMHHYNFPPFSTGETGRVGSPKRREIGHGALAERAIVPVLPSREEFPYAIRQVSEALGSNGSTSMGSVCAATLSLLNAGVPLRAPVAGIAMGLVSDTVDGETRYAALTDILGAEDAFGDMDFKVAGTREFVTAIQLDTKLDGIPASVLAGALTQAKEARLAILDVIAEAIDVPDEMSPFAPRVITVKVPVDKIGEVIGPKGKMINQIQEETGADISIEDDGTVYIGATDGPSAEAARAAINAIANPHMPEVGERFVGTVVKTTTFGAFISLSPGKDGLLHISQIRKLVGGKRVENVEDVVKIGQKVQVEIGEIDPRGKLSLHAVVDEAEAGAEGETAAAEPAAADA
- a CDS encoding GNAT family N-acetyltransferase, with the translated sequence MSLLTPAADVSVRPAVPGDEREVARIQLAAWRTAHADVLGEAVLDALDEAAFAAQWERAITAPPGPGFRVLVACAGPRVVGFASVAPVSAPEPTEPPAGVVLALEVDPAAQRAGHGSRLLAAVVDLLRADGADQVQTWVMDGDDARVRFLAGAGLGPDGLTRRLATGPGPDEEAHVVAEHRWYAAI
- the dapB gene encoding 4-hydroxy-tetrahydrodipicolinate reductase encodes the protein MSEPIRVAVLGAAGRMGSTVVRTVQETEGLELVAQLESGGDLRAVAASGAQVAVDFTVPAVTEQNVHALVDAGVHCVVGTTGWTEESLARVRDHLVRAPDVGVAVVPNFALGAVLAMAFARQAARWFESAEVVELHHPDKVDAPSGTARHTAEGIARARAAAGLGPAPDATTQALDGARGADVDGVRVHAVRLRGLVAHEEILFGNVGEQLTIRHDSFDRASFMPGVVLAVRRVPHRPGLTVGLEPFLDLHA
- a CDS encoding methyltransferase domain-containing protein — its product is MIVSSRSEQEYRAFFALGDDDLAGRVLDCSAGASGFTAAVGAAGGDVTAVDPVYADPQALRDTVERSAAAGAALVDAHDDRFTWSWYGSPQRHRALRDAALATFLEDLAARPERYVVGSLPDLPFPDGAFDLALCSHLLFTWADVLDAPWHHAALTELLRVAHEVRVFPLVQRGAGEPVGFLPALLDTLRDEGRCVQVVPVPYEFQVGADRMLVVRR